In Paraflavitalea devenefica, the following are encoded in one genomic region:
- a CDS encoding SUMF1/EgtB/PvdO family nonheme iron enzyme yields the protein MNLKNLFILLSCTAAVSSCKNGGLFGKKQEKSDVTGWNYNDKNMGGYQVSREKEQRTGPGLVFVQGGTFQMGAVEEDVMFEWNNIPSRKTVNSFYIDRTEVANVHYREYLYWINTVFDADEYKAVREGALPDTLVWRSELGYNEPMVEYYFRHPSYNYYPVVGVTWRQAHDFCLWRTDRVNEKALLDKGFVNKNMFKNIQGQGAESFNTKAYLLGLTTPTPGNSVRSKKNPLKNPNGTPRTTVTFEDGILLPSYRLPTEAEWEYAALALVGQNPQPSKKEGKRGEELIANKQVYTWSQNVNGLRDNRRGSWQGTFLANFKRGNGDNMGVAGGLNDRAVYTAPVTSFFPNAFGLYNMSGNVNEWVEDVYRPLNSVDQDDVAPFRGNYFQNDYKNADGEFEKDSLGRVKRVYVTDEESKNRRNYQKGNVINYLDGDSLVSGVTYGTTDISENLKNGGRGYGFTTLISDKSRVIKGGSWNDRPYYLSPGTRRFLEEDQGSSTVGFRCAMDRVGSPEGNGRKTGIDYPQRRQNTRKR from the coding sequence ATGAATCTGAAAAACCTATTCATCCTGCTCTCCTGTACTGCAGCAGTGTCTTCCTGCAAAAACGGAGGCTTATTTGGCAAAAAGCAGGAGAAATCCGACGTTACGGGTTGGAACTACAACGACAAGAACATGGGCGGCTACCAGGTTTCCCGCGAGAAAGAACAGCGCACAGGTCCCGGCCTTGTATTTGTTCAGGGCGGTACCTTTCAGATGGGAGCCGTGGAAGAAGATGTAATGTTCGAATGGAATAATATTCCCAGCCGTAAAACAGTAAACTCCTTTTACATTGACCGTACCGAAGTAGCCAATGTTCACTACCGCGAATATTTGTACTGGATCAACACGGTGTTTGATGCAGATGAATATAAAGCTGTACGGGAAGGAGCATTGCCCGATACCTTGGTATGGCGCAGTGAACTGGGTTATAATGAGCCGATGGTGGAGTATTATTTCCGCCACCCCTCCTATAACTATTACCCGGTGGTGGGTGTAACCTGGAGACAGGCGCACGATTTCTGTCTTTGGCGTACCGACAGGGTGAATGAAAAAGCCCTGCTGGATAAAGGATTTGTCAACAAGAACATGTTCAAAAATATTCAAGGTCAGGGTGCTGAGTCTTTCAATACCAAAGCGTATCTGTTAGGTCTTACCACACCTACACCGGGCAACAGCGTTCGCTCTAAAAAGAACCCGCTGAAAAACCCGAATGGTACGCCACGTACTACGGTAACTTTTGAAGATGGTATCCTGCTGCCTTCTTACCGCCTGCCCACTGAAGCTGAATGGGAATATGCGGCACTGGCCCTGGTTGGTCAGAACCCACAACCCAGTAAGAAAGAAGGCAAACGTGGTGAGGAGTTAATCGCCAACAAGCAGGTGTATACCTGGAGCCAGAACGTAAATGGCCTGCGTGACAACCGCCGCGGTAGCTGGCAAGGTACTTTCCTCGCCAACTTCAAACGTGGTAATGGTGATAACATGGGTGTGGCCGGTGGTCTGAACGACCGTGCTGTGTACACTGCCCCTGTTACTTCTTTCTTCCCCAATGCTTTTGGTTTGTATAATATGTCTGGCAACGTGAATGAGTGGGTAGAAGACGTTTATCGTCCGCTAAACTCTGTTGACCAGGATGACGTAGCTCCTTTCCGTGGTAACTACTTCCAGAATGATTATAAAAATGCCGATGGTGAGTTTGAGAAAGACAGTCTGGGCCGCGTAAAAAGAGTATATGTTACTGATGAGGAAAGCAAGAACCGCCGTAACTATCAAAAGGGTAATGTGATCAACTACCTCGATGGAGACTCACTGGTAAGCGGTGTTACTTACGGTACTACTGATATCTCTGAGAACCTGAAAAACGGTGGCCGTGGTTATGGCTTCACTACCCTGATCAGCGACAAATCACGGGTTATTAAAGGTGGTAGCTGGAACGACCGTCCTTACTACTTATCTCCCGGCACCCGCCGCTTCCTGGAAGAAGACCAGGGTAGTAGCACCGTTGGTTTCCGTTGCGCTATGGACCGCGTAGGTAGCCCTGAAGGTAATGGTCGTAAGACCGGTATTGATTACCCGCAAAGAAGACAAAATACAAGAAAGAGATAA